A window of Amycolatopsis sp. 195334CR genomic DNA:
CGTGGTGGCGCAGAAGACCCCCGCCGGGTTCGACGTCTCGGTCTGGGAGTTCTTCTGGCCGCTGGTCGCCGGGGCACGGCTGGAGGTGCTGCCGCCCGGCGCCCACCGCGATCCCGGCCAGCTGGTGAAGGTCATCCGCGCGGCGGGGGTCTCGGTACTGCACTTCGTGCCGTCGATGCTGAGCGTGTTCGCCGAGGATCCCGAAGCGCCGGAGTGCACCAGCGTGCGCGACATCGTGTGCAGTGGTGAGGTCCTGCCGGGTGCGCTGCGGGACCGGGTGGCCGGCGTGCTGCCGGGTGCCCGCCTGCACAACCTGTACGGGCCGACCGAAGCCTCGATCGACGTGACGCGCTGGGCGTGTGCCGAGGATTCCGGTCCGTCGGTGCCGATCGGCCGGGCCGTGCCGAACACCTCGTTGCACGTGGTCGACGCGGGCGGGCGGCTCGTGCCGCCCGGGGTGGCCGGTGAGCTGTGCATCGGCGGGGTGCAGGTGGCGCGCGGGTACGCCGGGCGCCCCGGGCTGACCGCCGAACGGTTCGTGCCGGATCCCCACGGCGTTCCCGGCGCCCGGGTGTACCGCACCGGGGACCGCTGCCGGTGGCGCGCGGACGGCGCGCTGGACTACCTCGGCCGCGACGACGGCCAGCTCAAGATCCGGGGCCAGCGCGTGGAACTGGGCGAGATCCAGACCGTGCTGGCGCGGCACGAGGACGTCCGGGAGGCGGTGGTCAGGGCCCGCGACGGCGGTCGCGGCGAAGGCGACGTGCTGCTCGACGCCTACCTGGTGCCCGCCGGTGCCGGACTGTCCACAGAGGACGTCCGGGCGCGCGCCAGGGTGGTGCTGCCCGGCTACATGCTCCCGGCCACCTGGACCGTGCTGGACGAGCTCCCGGTCACCGCCAACGGCAAGCTCGACCACCGCGCGCTGCCCGCCCCGGACGACGTCACCGGGAACTCGGCGGCGGTGGTGCCCGCCACCGAGCTGGAGGCGGCGATCGCGGCGGTGTGGGCGGAGACGCTGGACCGCCCGGTGCCCGGGGTGACGGACAACTTCTTCGACCTCGGCGGGCATTCGCTGTTGCTGCTGCGGGTGCACGCCCGGCTGCAGCGGGCGCTGGACCGTCCACTGCGGATCGTGGACCTGTTCAGCCACCCGACGGTGCGGGCGCTGGCCGCGCACCTCGGCGGCGCGGACGGGGGCGAGCCCGCCGCGCGGCCGCGGGCGGGCAGGCGGCGGGCCGCCGCGGAACTGCGGCAGAAGCGCCTCGGGGCCAGGGGCGCGCGGTGAACGACGGAATGACTACGAGACGGTCAGGTGAGGTTTGTGAGTGATCCGGTAGACGCGATCGCGGTGGTCGGCATGAGCTGCCGGTTCCCCGGTGCGGACGATCCCGAGCGGTTCTGGGCCAACCTGACCGCCGGCGTGGAGTCCATCTCCACCTTCGACCCGGCCGAGCTGCGGGCGGCCGGGGTCGACCCGGCGCTGCTGGACCACCCCGGCTTCGTGCCGAGGGGCGGGGTGCTCAGCGACCTCGACCGGTTCGACGCCGCCTACTTCGGTTACAGCCCGCGCGAGGCCGAGCTGATCGACCCGCAGCAGCGGCTGTTCCTCGAATGCGCGGCGGGCGCGCTCGACGACTCCGGGTACGACCCGGCGCGGTTCGACGGCGTGGCGGGCATCTACGCCGGGGTCGGGCTCAGCTCGTACATGTGGAACAACATCTACCCGAGCGAGAGCGAGCTGGCCGACGTCAGCCAGATGCAGATGATCCTGTCGGTGGACAAGGACTACCTGGCCACGCGCGCGGCGTACAAGCTCGACCTGCGCGGGCCCGCGGTGACCGTGCAGAGCGCCTGCTCCACCTCGATGGTGGCCATCCACCTGGCCTGCCAGGGCCTGCTCACCGGGGAGTGCGACATCGCGCTGGCCGGTGGGGCGTCGCTGATCCTGCCGGAGGTCCGCGGGTACGTGTACGAGGAGGGCGGCGTGCTCTCCCCGGACGGGCACTGCCGCTCCTTCGACGCCGACGCCAAGGGCACCGTGCCGGGCAGCGGGGTCGGCGTGGTGGTGCTGCGGCGCCTGGAGGACGCGCTGGAAGACGGGGACACGATCCACGCGATCGTCCGCGGTTCGGCGATGAACAACGACGGTTCGGCGAAGGTCGGCTACACCGCGCCCGGCACGCGCGGGCAGACCCAGGTGATCACCGACGCGGTCAGCGCCGCGGGCGTGGACGTGGACACCATCGGGTACGTCGAGACGCACGGCGCGGCCACCCCGCTCGGCGACCCGATCGAGATGACCGCGCTCGCCGACGCCTTCCGCGCGCTCGGCGCCGACCGGGACCGCGCGTGCGCGATCGGCTCGCTGAAGTCGAACATCGGGCACCTCGACTCGGCCGCCGGGGTGGCCGGGTTCATCAAGTCGGTGCTGATGGTCAAGCACGGGAAGGTCCCGCCGAGCCTGCACTTCCGGGCCCCGAACCCGAACATCGACTTCGCCTCGATGCCGTTCTACGTCAACGCCGAACTCGCCGGCTGGCCGGTGCCCGGGGTGCCGCGCCGGGTGGGCATGAGCTCGTTCGGCATCGGCGGCACCAACGCGCACATCGTCGTCGAGCAGCCCCCGCCACCGCGGCGGCGGGCACCGGGGGGTGGGGAGCGGCCGATCCTGCTCTCCGCGCGCACCCCCGCCGCACTGGAGCGGGCCACCGACCGGCTGGCCGAGCACCTGCGGGCGCACCCGGACCTGGTTCTGGCCGACGTGGCGGGCACCCTCGCCACCGGCCGCCGGGTGCACGCCCACCGCCGGGCCGTGGTGGCGGCCGACCTCGCGGGCGCGGCGAAGGCACTGGAGAACCGGGCACCGGAGGTGTTCACCTCGGCCGGGCCCGCCGGGAGCCGGTCGGTGGTGTTCCTCTTCTCCGGCGTCGGCGACCAGTACGTGAACCTGTGCTCCGGGCTGTACCGGGACGAACCGGTGTTCCGCGCCGAACTCGACCGGTGCGCCGAACTGTTCACCCCGCACCTGGGCTTCGACCTGCGGGAGAAGCTGTTCGACAGTTCGGCCGAACCGGCGGGCGAACTGCCCGCCGACCCGTTCGCCCGGCTCCTCCAGGAGCGCGAGGCGGGGCCGCTCGACGAGACGATCGTCGCGCAGCCGCTGCTGTTCGCCGTCCAGTACGCGATGGCGCGGTTGTGGATGCACTACGGCGTGCGCCCGGACGCCCTGCTCGGCTACAGCGTCGGCGAGTACGTCGCGGCCGCCGTCGCCGGGGTGTTCTCGCTCGCGGACGCCACCTGGCTGGTCGCCCGCCGCGCGCGGCACATCGGCGGCTTGCCCGGGGGCGCGATGCTCGCGGTGATGAGCGCGGCCGAGCGGGTCGAGCCGCTGCTGGGCGACCGCCTGTCACTGTCCGCTGTGGACGCTCCCTCGCTGTGCGTGGTCGGCGGCCCGGCGGAGGAGGTCGACGCGCTCGCCGAACGCCTGCGCGCCGACGGCGTCGCCAGCCGCCGCGTGCCCGCCGAGCACGCGTTCCACACCTGGATGATGCGCCCGCTGGAGGAAAGCCTGCGGGCCGACTTCGACGGGGTGGGCCTCAAGCCGCCGGAGATCCCGTACCTGTCCAACGTCACCGGGCAGTGGGTCACCCCGGCCGAAGCGACCGATCCCGGGCACTGGGCGCGGCACAGCGTGGCCACCGTCCGGTTCGCCGACCAGATCGAGGCGATGTGGCAGCTGACCGCGCCGGTGGTGGTCGAACTGGGGCCGGGCCGCGCGCTGGGGAGCCTGCTCGTGCAGCACCCCGCTCGCGCCGACGACGGCCTCGTGCTGGCCACCTCGCCCGCCGCGCACGATCGGGCGGAGGACCGGACGGTCCTGCTCGAAGCGCTGTCCAGGGCCTGGCTCGCCGGGGTCGAGGTGGACTGGCCGAAACTGCACGCGAGCGGTGAATGGGGCCGGGTGAGCCTGCCCGGCTACCCGTTCGAGCGCACCAGCTACTGGCTGTCCGCGCGGGCGCCGGGCAAGGCCGTCCCCGGTCCGCGGGCCACCGGCAGGCAGGCCGATCCGGCGGACTGGTTCCACCTGCCGAACTTCTCCCGCGGCCTGCCGCCGGAGGCCGAGGCAGACGCGGCGGCCGGGGAGACCTGGCTCGTCGCCGGGGACGCCGAGTCGATCGCCGGCGCGGTCGCCGCCCGTTCGGCCGCCCGGGTGATCCGGGTGAGCTGGGGCGAGGCGTTCACCGCGCACGGCGAGGACCGGTACACCCTCGATCCCGGCGAGCTGGACGGCTGGCTGACCCTGCTGCGCGGGCTGAAGGACGCCGTGCCAGGGCGCGTGGTGTTCGGTGTGGACGGTCCGCAGTGGGACTTCACCGCCTTCCACGGCCTGGTGTCGCTGGTGCGCGCGTGGACCGAATGCGGGTTCGTCGACGACGTGGAGATCGGCGTGCTGTCGGTGTCCGGGCTGGCCGTGGCCGGGGAGACCGAGGTGCGGCCGGAACGCGGCATGGTGGCGGCGCTGTGCCGGGTGATCGGCCAGGAACTGCCGCAGGCGCGCTGCCGGTTCATCGACACCGCGCCGGCGGTCTGGACCCGTCAGCGTGAGCGCCTGCTGACCCACCTGCACGCGGAAATCGTGGCGGGTCAAGACGATTGTGTCGCCTACCGCGGTGACACCCGCTGGGTGCGCGGCTTCGTGCCCGCCCGGCTGGCGGCCACGGGCGCCACGCGCCTGCGTGAGGGCGGGTGCTACCTGGTTTCCGGCGGGCTCGGCCGGATCGGCGCGGTGATCGGGGAACTGCTGGCCACCCGCAGGGCCCGGATAGGCGTGATCCGGCGTTCGGTGGTGCCCGCCCGCGACCAGTGGGACGACTACCTGGCGAACGCCGATCCGGACGACTCGGTCGCCGCCGAGATCACCACGATCCGGCGGCTGGAGGCGGCGGGTGCCACGGTGGCCACCGCCTCGGCCGACGTCGCCGACGAGGAGGCCTTCGCGGGCGCGGTGTCGCGGCTGGAACAGGAACTCGGCCCGTTCGACGGCGTGTTCCACGTGGCCGGGGTGGTGACCGCGGAGGGCGTGGTGCCGCTGGCCGAGGCGACACCGGACAGCGCGGAACCGCACCTGGCCGCGAAAGCGCGGGGGGTGCGGGTGCTGGCCGGGGTGTTCGCCGGGCGGGAGCTCGACTTCGTGCTGCTGTGCTCGTCGATCGCGTCGGTGCTCGGCGGGATCGGGTTCGCCGCCTACGCCGCGGCCAACCTGTACACCGAGTTGTTCGCCGCCGGCCGGTCCGCCGCCGACGGCACCCCGTGGACGGCACTGGCCTGGGAGGGCTGGACCGTCGAGGGCGACGACGACGCGGCGGCGACGCTGCGCGAGTACCTCATCGACGAGGACGACGCGAGGGGCGTGCTCGACCGCGTGCTCGCCGGGAGCCTGCCCGCCCAGCTGGTGAACTCGACCGGCGACCTGGAGTCCCGGTTCGACCAGTGGTCCGGCGACGGTGACGACGGCGAGCCCGCACCCCGCCACGGCGGCGGGCACGCCCGCCCGGACCTGCAAACCGCGTACGTGGCACCGGAGACCGAGATCGAGAAGCTGCTCGCCGGGGTGTGGGCGGGCCTGCTCGGCATCGACCGGGTCGGCGTGCACGACAACTTCTTCGAACTCGGCGGCC
This region includes:
- a CDS encoding type I polyketide synthase; translation: MSDPVDAIAVVGMSCRFPGADDPERFWANLTAGVESISTFDPAELRAAGVDPALLDHPGFVPRGGVLSDLDRFDAAYFGYSPREAELIDPQQRLFLECAAGALDDSGYDPARFDGVAGIYAGVGLSSYMWNNIYPSESELADVSQMQMILSVDKDYLATRAAYKLDLRGPAVTVQSACSTSMVAIHLACQGLLTGECDIALAGGASLILPEVRGYVYEEGGVLSPDGHCRSFDADAKGTVPGSGVGVVVLRRLEDALEDGDTIHAIVRGSAMNNDGSAKVGYTAPGTRGQTQVITDAVSAAGVDVDTIGYVETHGAATPLGDPIEMTALADAFRALGADRDRACAIGSLKSNIGHLDSAAGVAGFIKSVLMVKHGKVPPSLHFRAPNPNIDFASMPFYVNAELAGWPVPGVPRRVGMSSFGIGGTNAHIVVEQPPPPRRRAPGGGERPILLSARTPAALERATDRLAEHLRAHPDLVLADVAGTLATGRRVHAHRRAVVAADLAGAAKALENRAPEVFTSAGPAGSRSVVFLFSGVGDQYVNLCSGLYRDEPVFRAELDRCAELFTPHLGFDLREKLFDSSAEPAGELPADPFARLLQEREAGPLDETIVAQPLLFAVQYAMARLWMHYGVRPDALLGYSVGEYVAAAVAGVFSLADATWLVARRARHIGGLPGGAMLAVMSAAERVEPLLGDRLSLSAVDAPSLCVVGGPAEEVDALAERLRADGVASRRVPAEHAFHTWMMRPLEESLRADFDGVGLKPPEIPYLSNVTGQWVTPAEATDPGHWARHSVATVRFADQIEAMWQLTAPVVVELGPGRALGSLLVQHPARADDGLVLATSPAAHDRAEDRTVLLEALSRAWLAGVEVDWPKLHASGEWGRVSLPGYPFERTSYWLSARAPGKAVPGPRATGRQADPADWFHLPNFSRGLPPEAEADAAAGETWLVAGDAESIAGAVAARSAARVIRVSWGEAFTAHGEDRYTLDPGELDGWLTLLRGLKDAVPGRVVFGVDGPQWDFTAFHGLVSLVRAWTECGFVDDVEIGVLSVSGLAVAGETEVRPERGMVAALCRVIGQELPQARCRFIDTAPAVWTRQRERLLTHLHAEIVAGQDDCVAYRGDTRWVRGFVPARLAATGATRLREGGCYLVSGGLGRIGAVIGELLATRRARIGVIRRSVVPARDQWDDYLANADPDDSVAAEITTIRRLEAAGATVATASADVADEEAFAGAVSRLEQELGPFDGVFHVAGVVTAEGVVPLAEATPDSAEPHLAAKARGVRVLAGVFAGRELDFVLLCSSIASVLGGIGFAAYAAANLYTELFAAGRSAADGTPWTALAWEGWTVEGDDDAAATLREYLIDEDDARGVLDRVLAGSLPAQLVNSTGDLESRFDQWSGDGDDGEPAPRHGGGHARPDLQTAYVAPETEIEKLLAGVWAGLLGIDRVGVHDNFFELGGHSLLGTRVISRVLKDLRVQVPLHTLLTSPTVAELAAAVAELKAAPAAPSITRVDRGGYRQRREAAEPTGAMTQ